Proteins encoded together in one Bacteroidia bacterium window:
- a CDS encoding RidA family protein produces MSNHSISTDRAPKPVGLYPHAKRVGNLLFLSGVGPREAGTNAIPGLELDEQGRIVKYDIEAECHSVFKNVRTILEESGSSWDKIIDVTVFLTNMKDDFPSYNRLWAQYFKENPPCRTTLEIKSLPTPIAIELKVIAEL; encoded by the coding sequence ATGTCAAATCATTCCATTTCTACCGACCGCGCTCCGAAACCGGTTGGATTGTATCCTCACGCCAAACGTGTTGGTAATCTTTTGTTTCTTTCCGGAGTTGGGCCTCGGGAAGCAGGTACCAATGCTATTCCCGGACTTGAACTGGATGAACAAGGACGAATTGTGAAGTATGATATTGAGGCTGAATGCCACTCGGTGTTTAAAAATGTTAGAACCATTTTGGAAGAATCGGGAAGTAGTTGGGATAAAATAATTGATGTTACGGTATTTTTAACCAATATGAAAGATGATTTTCCAAGCTATAATCGGCTTTGGGCTCAGTATTTTAAAGAAAATCCACCTTGCCGAACCACCTTGGAAATAAAGAGTTTGCCCACTCCCATTGCCATTGAACTGAAAGTAATAGCCGAACTGTAA